A region of the Desulfobacterales bacterium genome:
TTTTTTTAATATTTCTTTCATTTTGAAATATCAACTTTTATTGATAATAATATTAATAATAAAATATTTTTTATTCTATCTTAACTATTTTTAGCCTTAGACACAATATAATATTAATGATAAATATATCAATAATTATAATTTAACAGACAGACGATACAGTCTGTCTGTTAAATTATTAATTAGTTATTCACTATTTTACTCTCTCGACATATTCTCCGGTACGTGTATCAATCTTAATCATTTCTCCTTCTTCAAGGAATGGCGGAACTTGAACAACATATCCAGTTTCAAGAGTAGCTGGTTTAGTGCTTCCAGAAGCAGTATCTCCCTTTATCCAAGGATCAGCTTTAACGACTTTAAGTTCCATAAATATAGGCAGAGTAACTTCTATAGGTTTTGAATCATGCAATAAAACACTGCATACTGTATTTTCTTTTAACAAATTCTTTGCATCGCCAAGCTGTTCTTTTGTTAAAAAATCGTTTTCATACGTAGATGTATTCATAAAATAATAGTCATCCCCTTCTACATACAAAAATTCCATTTCTACTTGTTCAAGATTAGCTTCGTTAAATTTATCTCCGGACCTAAAAGTTCTTTCAAATTGGGAACCACTTATCATGTTTTTTAGCCTGCACTTATAAAGAGCTTGACCTTTACCAGGCTTTACAAAATCAAACTGCACCACAACATGGGGCGACCCATCAATTTCAATTTTTGATCCTTTCCTCAAATCACTGCTCTCAAGCATTATTTTAAAGTCTCCTTTTTAAATTTTTAAATTCATTATATAAATCAAAAAATTCACAATTTATAATTTATAATTAATTCGTAGTTTTTTTTAAAATTAACATAAATTTAAAAATAAATGACATATTGTTCAGTTGATTAAGGCTAAAGTTAAAGGCTAATTCAAATTTTACTATCTAAAAATAGAAATGATACGTCATTTTTTTGTATAAAACTAATTTCAAGTCAAATCCCTTACTTCATCCAAAAGCCGCTTCACTTTATCCATATCCTTTTTAAATCTTATGTTTCGTCCATTTTTATCTAAAACATTTGTTCCAGTGCAACTA
Encoded here:
- the efp gene encoding elongation factor P, whose product is MLESSDLRKGSKIEIDGSPHVVVQFDFVKPGKGQALYKCRLKNMISGSQFERTFRSGDKFNEANLEQVEMEFLYVEGDDYYFMNTSTYENDFLTKEQLGDAKNLLKENTVCSVLLHDSKPIEVTLPIFMELKVVKADPWIKGDTASGSTKPATLETGYVVQVPPFLEEGEMIKIDTRTGEYVERVK